From Mus musculus strain C57BL/6J chromosome 8, GRCm38.p6 C57BL/6J, a single genomic window includes:
- the Cd209a gene encoding CD209 antigen-like protein A yields MSDSKEMGKRQLRPLDEELLTSSHTRHSIKGFGFQTNSGFSSFTGCLVHSQVPLALQVLFLAVCSVLLVVILVKVYKIPSSQEENNQMNVYQELTQLKAGVDRLCRSCPWDWTHFQGSCYFFSVAQKSWNDSATACHNVGAQLVVIKSDEEQNFLQQTSKKRGYTWMGLIDMSKESTWYWVDGSPLTLSFMKYWSKGEPNNLGEEDCAEFRDDGWNDTKCTNKKFWICKKLSTSCPSK; encoded by the exons ATGAGTGATTCTAAGGAAATGGGGAAGAGGCAGCTTCGCCCTCTGG ATGAGGAACTGCTGACATCCAGCCACACCAGGCACTCCATCAAAGGCTTTGGCTTCCAAACAAATTCTGGATTCAGTAGCTTCACAG GGTGCCTGGTCCACAGTCAAGTCCCCTTGGCACTGCAGGTGCTCTTCCTAGCTGTTTGTTCTGTGCTGCTGGTTGTCATCCTTGTCAAAG TCTACAAAATACCCAGTTCTCAGGAAGAAAACAATCAGATGAATGTCTACCAAGAACTGACCCAGTTGAAGGCTGGCGTAG ATCGACTGTGCCGCTCCTGCCCCTGGGACTGGACGCACTTCCAAGGAAGCTGTTACTTCTTCTCTGTGGCCCAGAAGTCCTGGAATGATTCTGCCACTGCCTGCCACAATGTGGGGGCTCAACTTGTGGTCATCAAGAGTGATGAAGAGCAG aactttctacaACAAACTTCTAAGAAGAGAGGCTACACTTGGATGGGGCTCATTGACATGAGCAAGGAGTCTACATGGTACTGGGTAGATGGTTCACCTCTGACTCTCAG tttcatgaagtattGGAGTAAAGGAGAACCTAACAACCTGGGAGAGGAAGACTGTGCAGAGTTCAGAGATGACGGCTGGAATGACACCAAATGTACTAACAAGAAATTCTGGATCTGCAAAAAGCTTTCAACTTCCTGCCCTAGCAAGTGA